The following coding sequences lie in one Eubacterium ventriosum genomic window:
- a CDS encoding DeoR/GlpR family DNA-binding transcription regulator, giving the protein MLTEQRHKLLLELVNKKKSITVTEAKEVLNVSESTIRRDIIALHNAGKLTKVFGGAIALEETVITEEPSVDQRVEKNKDEKSIIAEYAASLVEQGDFVYIDAGTTTGYMLGYLNNSKSVFVTNAVTHAKKLALQGNKVILIEGELKGSTEALVGGYAAASLKKFHFSKGFFGTNGLTKKAGFTTPDTSEALVKNKAMEQCKECYVLADQSKFDKISPVTFQQFGRAIIITESKPEGYMECENIIVVREN; this is encoded by the coding sequence ATGTTAACAGAACAAAGGCATAAATTATTATTAGAGTTGGTAAATAAGAAGAAAAGCATTACAGTAACTGAAGCAAAAGAAGTTCTTAATGTATCAGAATCAACTATTAGACGTGATATTATTGCATTGCATAATGCAGGGAAGTTGACAAAAGTTTTCGGTGGTGCAATCGCTCTTGAAGAAACAGTAATCACTGAAGAACCATCGGTTGATCAGAGAGTTGAAAAGAATAAAGATGAAAAAAGCATTATTGCAGAATATGCTGCAAGTCTGGTTGAACAGGGAGACTTTGTATATATAGACGCAGGAACAACAACAGGCTATATGTTAGGTTACTTAAATAACAGCAAATCTGTTTTTGTAACTAATGCAGTAACTCACGCAAAAAAACTTGCGTTGCAGGGAAACAAAGTTATTCTTATTGAGGGAGAATTAAAAGGTTCAACAGAAGCTCTTGTTGGAGGATATGCAGCAGCATCTCTTAAAAAATTTCACTTTTCGAAAGGTTTTTTTGGAACAAATGGTTTAACGAAAAAAGCAGGTTTTACAACTCCTGATACAAGTGAAGCACTTGTAAAAAATAAGGCAATGGAGCAGTGTAAAGAATGCTATGTTTTGGCTGATCAGTCAAAATTTGACAAAATAAGCCCGGTAACATTCCAGCAGTTTGGCAGAGCAATAATAATAACAGAAAGCAAACCTGAAGGCTATATGGAATGTGAAAATATAATAGTTGTTCGGGAAAATTAA
- the srtB gene encoding class B sortase, producing the protein MKNLKSRLIMFVLLVGLVFSGYKIVDYFYTSYDEKQNFNNVEKLVESEYEDEKIQYNDFEILKKYKKVYEKNNDLVGWIKIKNTNIDYPVMQTKDDYSYYLKRNFNKKSSIYGTPFVGEGCGINPNSDNVIIYGHNMKNGTMFADLNKYKDKEFYESHKEVQFDTLTEEGTYKVVYAFVTEVNKKDSFKYYEKINWNSKDEFNEYVSNLEQRKLYDTGEKIKKKDKLLTLSTCEKASDNSRMVVVCKKKQNQ; encoded by the coding sequence ATGAAAAATTTAAAAAGCAGATTGATTATGTTTGTCCTGCTTGTGGGACTTGTTTTTTCCGGATATAAAATTGTAGATTATTTTTATACTTCATATGATGAGAAGCAGAATTTCAATAATGTGGAGAAGCTTGTTGAAAGTGAGTATGAAGATGAGAAGATTCAATATAATGATTTTGAAATATTAAAGAAGTATAAGAAAGTATACGAGAAGAATAATGACTTAGTGGGCTGGATTAAGATTAAGAATACGAATATTGATTATCCGGTTATGCAGACTAAGGATGATTATTCATATTATTTAAAGAGAAATTTCAATAAGAAGTCTTCCATCTATGGGACGCCTTTTGTAGGAGAGGGGTGTGGCATTAATCCCAATTCTGATAATGTGATTATTTATGGTCATAACATGAAGAATGGAACTATGTTTGCAGATTTGAATAAGTATAAAGACAAGGAGTTTTATGAAAGTCATAAAGAAGTACAGTTTGATACGTTGACGGAAGAGGGGACATACAAGGTTGTGTATGCTTTTGTTACGGAAGTGAATAAGAAGGATTCTTTTAAATATTATGAAAAAATAAATTGGAACAGCAAGGATGAATTTAATGAATATGTGTCAAATTTAGAACAGAGAAAGTTGTATGACACAGGTGAGAAGATTAAAAAGAAAGATAAATTATTAACACTTTCAACTTGCGAGAAGGCCAGCGATAATAGTCGAATGGTAGTAGTGTGTAAAAAAAAGCAAAATCAATGA
- a CDS encoding biotin transporter BioY, producing the protein MNNKKFLTVQDMVLIAVFVAIITVCSFIQISVGPVPFTLQTFGVFVTAGILGTKRGTLAVIVYILLGIIGVPVFCGAGGPGVIVGTTGGYITGFVFTALIIGIITHFFEKSSTWLKLGATVVAMILGDVVCFVIGTIQFMFVMKTSLTVALGYCVIPFIIPDLVKILVATIIVNRMKKYVKILN; encoded by the coding sequence ATGAATAATAAGAAATTTTTAACTGTTCAGGATATGGTTCTTATAGCTGTATTTGTAGCAATAATAACTGTATGTTCATTTATACAGATTTCAGTAGGACCTGTACCATTTACATTACAGACATTTGGTGTTTTTGTAACAGCAGGCATACTTGGAACTAAGAGAGGAACATTAGCAGTTATAGTTTATATTTTGCTTGGTATTATTGGTGTACCTGTATTTTGTGGTGCAGGCGGACCGGGAGTTATTGTTGGAACAACAGGTGGTTACATAACAGGATTTGTTTTTACTGCACTTATTATTGGCATAATCACTCATTTCTTTGAAAAGAGTTCTACATGGTTAAAACTTGGAGCTACAGTTGTAGCTATGATTTTAGGTGATGTTGTATGTTTTGTTATTGGAACAATTCAGTTTATGTTTGTAATGAAGACTTCATTGACAGTGGCATTGGGATACTGTGTAATACCATTTATTATTCCTGATTTAGTTAAAATATTAGTAGCAACAATTATTGTTAATAGGATGAAGAAATATGTCAAAATACTTAATTAG
- a CDS encoding fructose-specific PTS transporter subunit EIIC: MRITDLLDPRSISLTATPKTKSEALDQLVDLMCASGKINDKEAYRKQVYAREEESTTGIGLGIGIPHGKCDAVDKPGLAAMVVKNGVDFEALDDAPVTLLFLIAAPNTEDNVHLSVLSKLSVMMMDQNFSDSLRNAGSVEEFLEIIDQADDEKKSIDERLADTGESKENSTKILAVTSCPTGIAHTYMAAEGLETAAKAKGCFIKVETRGSGGAKNVLTAKEIEEADCIIVAADAKVPMDRFAGKKVIECQVSDGISKADQLIDRAIAGNAPIYKPGSESSSNTEVSKSGKGIGHQIYTQLMNGVSHMLPFVVGGGILIAIAFLIDGLNVDINSLPADQRSNFGTITPMAAMFKSIGGTAFGFMLPVLAGYIAMAIADRPALAVGFVGGMIAANGKSGFLGALVAGFVAGYLIIGLRKLCDKLPDALEKIAPVLIYPVLGILIIGIFMTYVVEPIMGGINTGVNSGLEGMAGSSKILLGLILGGMMSIDMGGPFNKAAYVFGVAQIAAGNYDIMATVMIGGMVPPCAIALATLLFKDKFTKEEREAGPTNFIMGLAFITEGAIPFAASDPLHVLPACIIGSGLAGALSMVFNCTLMAPHGGIFVFPVVGNGLMYFVALVAGTIVSAVLLGALKKKVA; encoded by the coding sequence ATGAGAATTACAGATTTACTTGATCCAAGAAGTATTTCCCTTACAGCTACACCTAAGACAAAAAGTGAAGCCTTAGATCAGTTAGTTGATTTAATGTGTGCTAGTGGGAAAATTAATGACAAGGAAGCTTATCGTAAGCAGGTTTATGCAAGAGAGGAAGAAAGTACAACAGGTATAGGACTTGGAATTGGTATTCCTCACGGAAAATGTGATGCAGTTGACAAGCCGGGACTTGCAGCAATGGTAGTTAAGAATGGAGTTGACTTTGAGGCATTAGATGATGCACCGGTAACATTACTTTTCTTAATTGCAGCACCTAACACAGAAGATAATGTACATTTAAGTGTTTTAAGTAAGTTATCGGTTATGATGATGGATCAGAATTTCTCAGACTCATTAAGAAATGCAGGAAGCGTTGAAGAATTTCTGGAAATTATTGATCAGGCCGATGATGAAAAGAAGAGTATTGATGAAAGATTGGCAGACACAGGTGAATCAAAAGAAAATTCAACAAAAATTTTGGCAGTTACATCATGTCCTACAGGAATTGCCCACACATACATGGCAGCAGAAGGTCTTGAAACAGCAGCTAAGGCTAAGGGATGCTTTATAAAAGTTGAAACAAGAGGTTCAGGTGGAGCTAAGAATGTTCTTACAGCTAAAGAAATTGAAGAGGCAGATTGTATTATAGTTGCAGCAGATGCTAAGGTCCCAATGGACAGATTTGCCGGAAAGAAAGTTATTGAATGTCAGGTTTCAGATGGAATCAGTAAGGCAGACCAGCTTATAGACAGAGCAATTGCAGGCAATGCACCTATTTACAAACCAGGCTCTGAAAGTAGCAGTAATACAGAAGTTAGTAAATCCGGCAAAGGTATCGGACATCAGATTTATACACAGCTTATGAACGGTGTATCACACATGCTTCCATTCGTAGTTGGCGGTGGTATACTTATTGCAATAGCATTTCTTATTGATGGTTTAAATGTTGATATTAATTCACTTCCTGCTGATCAGAGAAGTAATTTTGGTACAATTACACCTATGGCAGCAATGTTTAAGAGCATTGGTGGTACAGCATTTGGCTTTATGCTTCCTGTTCTTGCAGGTTATATAGCAATGGCAATAGCAGACAGACCGGCACTTGCAGTTGGTTTTGTAGGTGGTATGATTGCAGCAAACGGTAAGTCAGGTTTCCTTGGAGCATTAGTTGCAGGTTTCGTCGCAGGTTATTTAATAATCGGTTTAAGAAAATTATGCGACAAGCTTCCTGACGCACTTGAAAAAATCGCACCGGTACTTATTTATCCTGTACTTGGAATTTTGATTATCGGAATATTTATGACTTATGTAGTTGAACCTATTATGGGTGGAATTAATACAGGAGTTAACAGTGGACTTGAAGGAATGGCAGGTTCAAGTAAGATATTACTTGGTTTGATTTTAGGTGGAATGATGTCAATCGACATGGGTGGCCCATTCAATAAGGCAGCATACGTTTTCGGTGTTGCACAGATTGCAGCAGGCAACTACGACATTATGGCAACAGTTATGATTGGTGGTATGGTTCCACCTTGCGCAATCGCACTTGCAACATTATTATTTAAAGATAAATTTACAAAAGAAGAAAGAGAAGCAGGACCAACAAACTTTATTATGGGACTTGCATTCATTACAGAAGGTGCAATTCCTTTTGCAGCATCAGATCCATTACATGTATTACCTGCATGTATTATCGGTTCAGGCTTAGCAGGAGCATTATCAATGGTATTTAATTGTACATTGATGGCACCTCATGGTGGAATCTTCGTGTTCCCTGTAGTTGGAAACGGATTAATGTACTTTGTAGCATTAGTTGCGGGCACAATTGTTTCAGCAGTATTACTTGGAGCATTAAAGAAAAAAGTAGCTTAA
- a CDS encoding DUF1284 domain-containing protein: MSKYLIRPHHMLCMQFFEGKGYSDGFVASMAAIKEKLEKEDPQVEIVEGTDDVCKNCPHNMGGACENEDSVRQHDKRVYDKVIETVGNSAKWSNITKAIRENIIDSGKMRETCGKCQWSDICFKN, encoded by the coding sequence ATGTCAAAATACTTAATTAGACCACATCATATGTTGTGTATGCAGTTCTTTGAGGGCAAGGGATACAGCGATGGATTTGTTGCATCTATGGCAGCAATAAAAGAAAAACTTGAAAAAGAAGATCCTCAGGTTGAGATTGTTGAAGGAACAGATGATGTATGTAAGAATTGCCCACATAATATGGGTGGGGCATGTGAGAATGAAGATTCTGTAAGACAACATGACAAGAGAGTGTATGACAAAGTAATTGAAACTGTAGGAAACAGTGCCAAATGGTCAAATATTACCAAAGCCATAAGAGAGAACATTATAGACTCAGGTAAGATGAGAGAAACTTGTGGTAAGTGTCAGTGGTCAGATATTTGTTTTAAAAATTAG
- the pfkB gene encoding 1-phosphofructokinase: MIYTVTFNPSLDYIVSVDDFKLGLTNRTSSELILPGGKGTNVSTVLKNLGLESTALGFVAGFTGNEIVKRLNDMGIKSDFISIENGISRINLKLKSIDGTEINGAGPDISEEKVNELMDKLNQLKEGDVLVLAGSIPSSMSDNIYRDIMADLKDRGVMIVVDATKDLLLNVLEYHPFLIKPNNHELGEIFDVKLTTREEVIPYGRKLQEKGARNVLVSMAGEGAVLIAEDGQVFDAPAPKGKLINGVGAGDSMVAGFVAGWIEKQDYEYAFHMGVASGSASAFSENLATKEEIINVYNQVMGK, translated from the coding sequence ATGATTTATACAGTAACATTTAATCCATCACTTGATTACATTGTGTCGGTAGATGATTTTAAATTAGGACTTACCAATCGTACAAGTTCTGAATTAATTTTACCGGGAGGTAAAGGAACTAACGTATCAACAGTTTTAAAGAACTTAGGACTTGAAAGTACAGCCCTTGGTTTTGTGGCAGGTTTTACGGGAAATGAAATCGTTAAGAGATTAAATGACATGGGAATTAAATCTGATTTTATTTCTATTGAAAATGGAATCTCAAGAATTAATCTTAAACTTAAATCTATTGACGGAACAGAGATTAACGGAGCAGGACCTGACATTAGTGAAGAAAAGGTTAACGAGTTAATGGACAAGCTTAATCAGCTTAAAGAAGGAGATGTACTTGTTCTTGCAGGAAGTATTCCTTCATCTATGAGCGACAATATTTATAGAGACATAATGGCAGATTTAAAAGACAGAGGAGTGATGATTGTTGTTGATGCAACAAAGGATTTACTTTTAAATGTTTTAGAGTACCATCCATTTCTCATTAAACCTAACAATCACGAATTAGGCGAAATATTTGATGTTAAGCTTACAACAAGAGAAGAAGTTATTCCTTATGGAAGAAAGCTTCAGGAAAAAGGAGCCAGAAACGTTCTTGTTTCTATGGCAGGAGAAGGGGCAGTTCTTATTGCAGAAGATGGCCAGGTATTTGATGCACCTGCACCAAAAGGAAAACTTATTAATGGCGTAGGCGCAGGAGATTCAATGGTTGCAGGTTTTGTGGCAGGTTGGATCGAAAAACAGGATTACGAATATGCTTTCCATATGGGTGTTGCATCAGGAAGTGCAAGCGCTTTTTCAGAAAATCTTGCAACAAAAGAAGAAATTATAAATGTTTACAATCAGGTTATGGGAAAATAA
- a CDS encoding SDR family NAD(P)-dependent oxidoreductase has translation MKQKTVVITGASSGIGMEFARAFSKMGCRLILTARRKERLEKLREELGTPCKIIVADLSREGECYQFFENIADEPVDVFINNAGFGTCGKFDETDLGKEVSMINVNIKAMHILFKKMVIKMKKQGYGIILNVASSAGLLPAGPYMATYYATKSYVVSITKAVAEELKEQGSNIYVGALCPGPVDTEFNENADVIFALRGITPRFCVKEAIHGMKKKQVIIVPSLKMKLAVMGQKLLPSNILMKIVAKQQKKKTENS, from the coding sequence ATGAAACAGAAAACAGTTGTAATAACAGGTGCAAGTTCAGGTATAGGAATGGAGTTTGCAAGAGCTTTTTCTAAAATGGGGTGTAGGCTTATTTTGACAGCAAGAAGAAAGGAACGCCTTGAAAAATTAAGAGAAGAGCTTGGAACTCCGTGCAAGATTATTGTTGCGGATTTATCAAGAGAGGGCGAATGCTATCAGTTTTTTGAAAATATAGCAGATGAGCCGGTTGATGTTTTTATTAACAATGCAGGTTTTGGAACTTGCGGAAAGTTTGATGAAACTGATTTAGGAAAAGAAGTCTCTATGATAAATGTTAACATTAAGGCTATGCATATTTTGTTTAAGAAGATGGTTATAAAGATGAAGAAGCAGGGCTATGGAATAATTTTAAATGTGGCTTCATCAGCAGGGCTTCTTCCGGCAGGACCTTATATGGCAACATATTATGCTACAAAATCTTATGTAGTAAGCATTACAAAGGCTGTTGCCGAAGAATTAAAAGAGCAGGGAAGCAATATTTATGTTGGGGCACTTTGTCCGGGACCGGTTGATACGGAATTTAATGAAAATGCAGATGTAATTTTTGCTTTAAGAGGAATTACACCAAGATTTTGTGTAAAAGAAGCAATTCACGGAATGAAAAAGAAGCAGGTAATTATAGTGCCATCACTTAAAATGAAGCTTGCAGTTATGGGACAAAAATTATTGCCTTCAAATATTTTGATGAAAATAGTTGCAAAACAGCAAAAGAAGAAGACTGAAAATTCATAA
- a CDS encoding biotin--[acetyl-CoA-carboxylase] ligase, which yields MSIKDEVLKQLEENKGEYISGGQLATNLNVSRNSIWKAIKTLEKDGYSINAIPNKGYCLEPDNDILSPQSIEQYLNYPLDLSVYKTITSTNTVLKEKAEQSAPHGTVLIATEQTLGRGRMGKKFYSPSNTGLYISILVRPDIPADQALFLTTSAAVATAKAIEDVSNKKADIKWVNDIYIEGKKVCGILTEAAFNIETSKLDYAIVGIGINVCPPEDGFPEDISEIATAIFEKSSDAVNKRSILVGHLLNYFMEYYESFDKRAYLDEYISRSMIIGQPISVLSNGTSRNALALEIDKECHLKVRYEDGSEEWLNSGEVSTKIQK from the coding sequence ATGAGCATAAAAGACGAAGTTTTAAAACAGCTTGAAGAAAATAAAGGTGAATACATTTCAGGAGGTCAGCTTGCAACTAATCTTAACGTAAGCCGTAACTCTATCTGGAAAGCCATTAAAACTCTTGAAAAAGATGGCTATTCAATAAATGCAATTCCTAACAAAGGATATTGCTTAGAGCCTGACAATGACATTCTTTCACCACAAAGCATTGAACAATATTTAAATTATCCACTTGATTTGTCTGTATACAAAACCATTACATCTACCAATACAGTTTTAAAAGAAAAAGCCGAACAGAGTGCGCCACACGGCACAGTCCTTATCGCCACAGAACAGACACTTGGCAGAGGACGAATGGGTAAGAAATTCTACTCTCCATCAAACACAGGCCTGTACATTAGCATATTAGTAAGACCTGATATTCCTGCTGATCAGGCTTTATTCTTAACAACTTCTGCTGCTGTGGCAACAGCCAAAGCCATTGAAGATGTTTCTAACAAAAAAGCTGACATTAAATGGGTTAATGACATTTATATTGAAGGTAAAAAAGTTTGTGGCATTCTTACCGAAGCTGCCTTTAATATTGAAACATCAAAGTTGGATTATGCCATAGTAGGAATTGGCATTAACGTATGCCCACCTGAAGACGGTTTTCCTGAAGATATTTCAGAAATTGCAACTGCTATTTTTGAAAAAAGCAGTGATGCCGTAAATAAGCGAAGCATACTTGTTGGTCACCTTTTAAACTATTTTATGGAATACTATGAATCCTTTGACAAAAGAGCTTATCTTGACGAATATATTAGCCGTTCAATGATAATTGGGCAACCTATCAGCGTACTTTCTAACGGAACTTCAAGAAATGCACTGGCTCTTGAAATAGACAAGGAATGCCATCTTAAAGTTCGTTATGAAGACGGTTCTGAAGAATGGCTAAACTCCGGCGAAGTCAGCACTAAAATTCAAAAATAA
- a CDS encoding ATPase, T2SS/T4P/T4SS family, whose amino-acid sequence MRKLSLPDKAYGNLLKFILDENITDINWSQGLWVNDLNKGRYKIKGFTLDDNFIQQFYTRISNLMNVQFNKNNPLLEAETDNLRISILHDSVTNTGISISIRKTPAVRRINRDSIVKDDYCNGDIDTFMENAIRAHCTVVVGGLPGVGKTEYVKYLTQFIPAYERVYTIEDNLELRYSAINPGKDCVEIKISDTFGYSEALKASKRQLPTWVLLAEARGEEVRFLMENISAGVHCLTTVHLDDVSKLPDRLRNMGQTINENDVYSFIDIGVQIRSVVKEGEKIKRKVAQVICLSREDEKNGKTMIYEDGKILTKDLPLDIKRKFELAGIKNPFLKENEE is encoded by the coding sequence ATGAGGAAACTTTCATTGCCAGATAAGGCTTATGGAAATCTTTTAAAATTTATTTTGGATGAGAATATTACGGATATAAATTGGAGTCAGGGATTATGGGTTAATGATTTAAATAAGGGAAGGTATAAAATTAAAGGCTTTACATTAGACGATAATTTTATTCAGCAGTTTTATACAAGAATAAGCAATTTAATGAACGTACAGTTTAATAAGAATAACCCATTACTTGAGGCAGAAACGGATAATTTAAGAATATCAATTTTGCATGACTCAGTAACAAACACGGGGATTAGCATAAGTATCAGAAAGACACCAGCAGTAAGAAGAATTAACAGGGACAGCATCGTTAAAGATGATTACTGTAATGGGGATATAGATACTTTTATGGAGAATGCCATACGAGCTCATTGTACAGTAGTAGTGGGGGGATTACCGGGGGTAGGAAAAACAGAATATGTAAAGTATTTAACCCAGTTTATTCCAGCGTATGAAAGAGTATATACCATAGAAGATAACCTTGAACTAAGATATTCAGCAATTAATCCAGGCAAAGATTGCGTTGAAATTAAAATAAGCGATACATTTGGATATTCAGAAGCATTAAAGGCAAGTAAGAGACAGTTACCTACGTGGGTTTTGCTAGCAGAAGCAAGAGGCGAAGAGGTCCGGTTCCTAATGGAAAATATTTCTGCAGGCGTACATTGCCTGACCACAGTGCATCTTGATGATGTTAGCAAACTCCCTGATCGTTTAAGAAATATGGGACAGACAATTAACGAAAATGATGTGTATTCTTTTATTGACATTGGAGTACAGATACGGTCTGTTGTAAAAGAAGGAGAAAAGATAAAAAGAAAGGTGGCACAGGTTATTTGTCTTTCGAGAGAGGATGAGAAGAATGGAAAGACAATGATATATGAGGATGGAAAGATATTAACTAAAGATTTGCCTCTTGATATAAAGAGAAAATTTGAATTAGCGGGAATTAAGAATCCTTTTTTAAAGGAGAATGAAGAATGA